The following are encoded together in the Culex pipiens pallens isolate TS chromosome 1, TS_CPP_V2, whole genome shotgun sequence genome:
- the LOC128092333 gene encoding uncharacterized protein LOC128092333: MGFNFTGLRSIQLHNIHHCVLIEMTDPAAAVKTAAEHHLKHAFRISPTKKIVILIYVDVRFHDLPPDMSNMQIAEAMLQYDDVLTIRDEVWRDIFPDLPNALAVWQPIRVRLPRADFVDSNDTAETTNTEEKTVETHSLT, translated from the exons ATGGGATTTAATTTCACCGGCCTTCGAAGTATCCAGCTACACAACATCCACCATTGCGTGCTGATTGAGATGACGGACCCAGCAGCCGCCGTCAAAACAGCCGCGGAGCATCATCTCAAGCACGCCTTCCGGATCAGCCCGACGAAGAAGATCGTGATTCTGATCTACGTCGACGTGCGGTTCCACGATCTTCCGCCGGACATGTCCAACATGCAGATCGCCGAAGCCATGTTACAGTACGACGACGTGCTTACGATTAGGGACGAGGTGTGGAGAGACATTTTTCCCGACCTACCCAATG CCTTAGCAGTTTGGCAACCCATACGGGTCAGATTGCCACGTGCCGACTTTGTGGATTCCAACGACACAGCCGAAACAACCAACACCGAAGAGAAGACTGTGGAAACTCACAGTTTGACGTAA